In one window of Tellurirhabdus rosea DNA:
- the nadA gene encoding quinolinate synthase NadA, whose product MATIPISLEDEVRQIGYVSRSTPKDKQVLMDEILRMKEEKNAVILAHYYVDGDIQDLADYIGDSLGLSQQAAATDADMIVFCGVHFMGETAKILSPEKKVVIPDTNAGCSLADSAPADQFAAFKAKYPDHMVLSYINCSAEIKALSDIIVTSSNALKIVESLPAEQKIIFAPDANLGRFIINKTGRDMVLWDGACIVHIDISQEKLTALRQKYPEAKFIAHPECQEHILSQADYVGSTTALLKYVVDQPDEVFIVGTEAGILHKMRQAVPHKKIIPAPASENNTCACSECPYMKMNTLEKLYNCLYYELPEIQVPEDVRLKAEASVLRMLELSK is encoded by the coding sequence ATGGCAACAATTCCTATCAGTTTAGAAGACGAAGTGCGGCAGATCGGCTACGTCAGCCGCTCGACGCCGAAAGATAAACAAGTGTTGATGGACGAAATCCTGCGGATGAAAGAAGAGAAGAACGCCGTGATCCTCGCCCACTATTACGTCGATGGCGACATCCAGGACCTGGCCGACTACATCGGCGACAGCCTGGGCCTCTCGCAGCAGGCCGCCGCGACCGACGCCGACATGATCGTGTTCTGCGGCGTGCACTTCATGGGTGAAACGGCCAAGATCCTTTCGCCCGAAAAGAAAGTCGTCATCCCGGATACGAACGCGGGCTGCTCGCTGGCCGATTCGGCTCCGGCGGACCAGTTTGCGGCCTTCAAGGCGAAGTACCCGGACCACATGGTGCTGTCGTACATCAACTGCTCGGCGGAAATCAAGGCGCTGTCGGACATCATCGTGACCTCGTCCAACGCGCTAAAAATTGTGGAAAGCCTGCCTGCCGAGCAGAAGATCATCTTCGCCCCGGATGCGAACCTCGGCCGGTTCATCATCAACAAGACGGGCCGCGACATGGTGCTCTGGGACGGGGCCTGCATCGTGCACATCGACATTTCGCAGGAGAAACTGACGGCCCTGCGGCAGAAATACCCGGAAGCCAAATTCATTGCCCACCCCGAATGCCAGGAACATATCCTGAGCCAGGCGGACTATGTCGGCTCCACGACGGCCCTGCTGAAATACGTGGTCGATCAGCCGGACGAAGTATTCATCGTCGGGACGGAAGCCGGCATTCTCCACAAGATGCGGCAGGCCGTTCCGCATAAGAAGATCATTCCGGCCCCGGCCTCGGAGAACAACACCTGCGCCTGCTCGGAATGCCCGTACATGAAGATGAATACGCTCGAAAAGCTGTATAATTGCCTGTACTACGAGCTGCCGGAAATTCAGGTGCCCGAGGACGTGCGGCTGAAGGCTGAGGCCTCGGTGCTCCGGATGCTGGAGTTGAGTAAGTAA
- a CDS encoding type II toxin-antitoxin system VapC family toxin: MNYLLDTHVLLWLLNDETQIPDATLHALKQPENALFFSIVSLWEIAIKKSLGKLSLTHSVQDVERELLRLSIVAIPIQGNHISYLETLPFHHRNPFDRMLIAQAMTENLTLVSKDSVFPTYAAPVQWF, translated from the coding sequence ATGAATTATCTGTTGGACACCCACGTACTGCTCTGGCTATTAAACGATGAAACGCAGATTCCCGACGCGACTCTTCATGCCTTAAAGCAGCCGGAGAATGCGTTGTTTTTCAGCATTGTCAGTTTGTGGGAGATCGCCATCAAAAAAAGCCTGGGCAAACTTTCCCTGACCCATTCCGTACAGGATGTGGAAAGAGAGTTGCTCAGGCTTTCTATTGTTGCAATACCCATCCAGGGAAATCACATTTCGTATCTTGAAACCTTACCTTTTCACCACCGGAACCCGTTCGACAGAATGTTGATTGCGCAGGCTATGACTGAGAATCTGACCCTCGTAAGCAAAGATTCCGTTTTTCCGACGTATGCCGCGCCGGTTCAGTGGTTTTAA
- the nadB gene encoding L-aspartate oxidase produces MPHNYDFLVIGSGIAGLTYATKLAIHFEQEQKPVRIAVITKVVADETNTKYAQGGIAAVWSEDDSFEKHIEDTMIAGDFLSNRKIVEIVVREAPDRIRELIDYGTRFDREEDGDYDLAREGGHSDHRILHFKDITGAEIERALLEKAQSLKSIEVFTHYYAVDLITRHHLGETVHRYDPDNQCFGAYVLDTQTGRVERFLARTTLLATGGIGNIYQSTTNPTIATGDGIAMAYRAKAICGDMEFIQFHPTALYEPGKKPNFLISEAVRGFGGILRNKRGETFMEQYDPRLSLAPRDVVARAIDSEMKKSGDQHVYLDVTHCDYERFVEHFPTITAYCHDNLGIDVRKDFIPVVPAQHYMCGGVRVNEWGQTNIHYLYAAGECSCTGLHGANRLASNSLLEAVVFGHRAFLKTIEELPETVVPNDIPEWNDAGTTHQEELILVTEMQRELESIMSNYVGIVRSNRRMKRAMDRLELIYLEHEELYRQSKVSVRICELRNMIEVAYLIIKGAMSRRENRGLHFNLDNIRGQK; encoded by the coding sequence ATGCCCCATAATTACGATTTCCTCGTCATCGGCTCCGGCATCGCGGGCCTGACGTACGCCACCAAACTGGCGATTCATTTTGAACAGGAACAAAAGCCGGTCCGGATTGCGGTCATTACCAAAGTGGTGGCTGACGAGACGAATACGAAGTACGCCCAGGGCGGCATTGCGGCCGTCTGGTCGGAAGACGATTCCTTCGAAAAACACATCGAGGACACCATGATCGCCGGGGATTTCCTCAGCAACCGGAAAATCGTGGAAATCGTCGTCCGCGAGGCCCCCGACCGCATCCGGGAGCTCATCGACTACGGCACCCGCTTCGACCGGGAGGAAGACGGCGATTATGACCTGGCCCGCGAAGGCGGCCACTCCGACCACCGGATTCTGCACTTCAAAGACATTACCGGGGCCGAAATCGAGCGCGCACTGCTCGAAAAAGCGCAGTCGCTGAAGTCCATCGAAGTTTTTACCCATTATTACGCCGTTGACCTCATTACCCGGCACCACCTCGGCGAGACGGTTCACCGCTACGACCCCGACAACCAGTGCTTCGGTGCCTACGTCCTCGATACCCAGACGGGCCGGGTAGAGCGTTTTCTGGCCCGGACAACCCTGCTGGCAACGGGCGGCATCGGCAATATTTACCAGAGCACGACCAACCCGACCATTGCCACCGGCGACGGCATTGCGATGGCTTACCGCGCCAAAGCCATCTGCGGCGATATGGAGTTCATCCAGTTTCACCCCACGGCGCTGTACGAACCGGGGAAGAAACCCAACTTTCTGATCTCGGAGGCCGTCCGCGGCTTCGGCGGGATTCTGCGCAACAAACGGGGCGAGACGTTCATGGAACAGTACGACCCCCGGCTTTCGCTGGCTCCCCGCGACGTGGTGGCCCGGGCCATCGACTCCGAGATGAAAAAGTCCGGCGACCAGCACGTGTATCTGGACGTGACGCACTGCGACTACGAGCGCTTTGTCGAACATTTCCCGACCATTACGGCCTACTGCCACGATAACCTCGGCATCGATGTCCGGAAAGATTTTATTCCCGTGGTGCCAGCCCAGCATTACATGTGCGGAGGTGTGCGGGTCAACGAGTGGGGACAGACCAACATCCACTACCTTTACGCCGCCGGGGAATGTTCCTGCACGGGTCTGCACGGTGCCAACCGGCTGGCGTCCAACTCCCTGCTGGAAGCGGTCGTTTTCGGGCACCGGGCTTTTCTGAAAACCATCGAAGAACTGCCCGAAACGGTGGTGCCGAACGACATTCCGGAATGGAACGATGCCGGAACGACCCACCAGGAAGAACTGATTCTGGTCACCGAAATGCAGCGCGAACTGGAATCGATCATGTCCAACTACGTCGGAATCGTCCGGTCGAACCGCCGGATGAAGCGGGCGATGGACCGTCTGGAGCTGATTTATCTGGAACACGAGGAGTTGTACCGCCAGTCGAAAGTGTCGGTCCGCATCTGCGAACTGCGAAATATGATCGAAGTTGCCTACCTTATAATAAAAGGAGCCATGTCAAGACGGGAGAATCGTGGACTTCATTTTAATCTTGACAATATTAGGGGCCAGAAGTAA